A stretch of Peptococcaceae bacterium 1198_IL3148 DNA encodes these proteins:
- a CDS encoding Ig-like domain-containing protein codes for MALQITFKQMRRFALTIVSLLMIWLVMGHFIWVKTTRVDPLEQVNVDCYFLTPMNVNTAINNFKITSEIPNDTVDYEYKWHSPFHLRVLISEKNKPQGIEYRYSFNKAKALIPPFTVSKKGAILTRVKPELITISPNKNAPTTGPILLQFNTPILKESMQQKVNCDAAGHFTPLKKNDYTCWQFIPSNPLQHQKSYQITIEAGLKGVHGLTSDSRKEITFSTAPKLIITDIYPLNGDQSVWLSRNIKLTANQPIKDAKITGIKGETIIDQNTVLFIPDRTFTPATNYNIKVTITSIYNETVEKTINYRTTDLGNKAWLEIKAGTPCQIWLMQGHQEIKKIEGWFTKDLAKLPRVTMYEAHRSNSTAKPWIRLNTDILIHSFPHTSEDNHHAIGLPQTYSCILLSPQVMDQLYATLSKGFMVIVH; via the coding sequence ATGGCATTGCAGATTACCTTTAAACAAATGAGAAGATTTGCCTTGACGATAGTATCATTACTAATGATTTGGTTAGTTATGGGACACTTTATTTGGGTAAAAACAACTAGAGTTGATCCACTAGAACAGGTGAATGTTGACTGTTATTTTCTTACCCCAATGAATGTTAATACCGCAATAAACAATTTTAAAATCACGTCAGAGATTCCTAATGATACTGTGGATTATGAGTATAAGTGGCACTCCCCTTTTCATTTAAGGGTATTGATAAGTGAAAAAAATAAACCCCAAGGAATTGAGTACCGTTATAGCTTCAATAAAGCCAAGGCTTTAATACCTCCCTTTACCGTTTCGAAAAAGGGTGCCATTCTAACTAGGGTAAAACCGGAATTGATAACAATCAGCCCAAATAAAAATGCGCCCACCACCGGTCCAATCCTGTTACAATTTAATACACCTATATTAAAGGAAAGCATGCAGCAAAAGGTTAATTGCGATGCAGCAGGTCACTTTACGCCTCTTAAAAAAAATGATTATACATGTTGGCAATTCATCCCCAGCAATCCGCTACAGCATCAAAAGAGTTATCAAATTACTATCGAAGCTGGATTAAAGGGTGTGCACGGCCTCACGTCAGATAGCCGTAAAGAGATTACCTTTAGCACCGCACCTAAGCTAATTATTACAGATATATATCCACTAAATGGCGACCAAAGTGTGTGGCTTAGTCGGAACATAAAACTTACCGCCAATCAACCCATCAAGGACGCTAAAATAACGGGCATCAAGGGTGAAACAATAATTGATCAAAACACTGTACTATTTATTCCCGATCGCACCTTTACTCCAGCCACCAACTATAATATTAAAGTCACCATTACATCTATTTATAATGAAACTGTTGAGAAGACTATAAATTATCGAACTACAGACTTAGGAAATAAAGCTTGGCTGGAAATTAAAGCCGGAACGCCCTGTCAAATATGGTTAATGCAGGGCCATCAGGAAATTAAAAAAATAGAAGGTTGGTTCACCAAGGATCTGGCTAAATTACCTCGGGTTACTATGTACGAAGCCCATCGCAGTAACAGTACAGCCAAGCCCTGGATTAGGCTAAACACCGATATTTTGATCCATTCCTTCCCCCACACCAGTGAAGATAACCATCATGCAATAGGGCTACCCCAAACCTATAGTTGTATACTGCTATCGCCACAGGTAATGGACCAATTGTACGCCACCCTATCCAAAGGATTCATGGTGATTGTTCACTAG
- a CDS encoding ATP-grasp domain-containing protein, with translation MKQIKVLVTGSGSLYGVAVVQSLTKSPLNCKVVCCDTDPITLGLYLADQGYLIPSVKERDQWLKQIIEICLKEEIDGIFIGSSHEIETFAQNSHYINSCTGAKVFVNPKSVVEKCQDKWQTVQFLKNEGFHCPETIRWPEDKSLLNAFLVKVGFPVVAKPRIGAGSEGIAILNSEQQLSSFIKGKVQYIIQEYLPENNGEFTVGVCLASKGKVLSSIALRRTLKDGMTMVAVADHYAALCQYCEQVAKAIKAYGPINLQLRIKNGLPYIFEINPRFSSSTGMRIALGVNEAELLIRAEILGETVTKPTIIKAGVIRQYQDYVIRAEQMGKFSTSKWFEIPSRG, from the coding sequence GTGAAACAAATTAAAGTATTAGTTACAGGTTCTGGCTCTTTGTATGGTGTGGCTGTTGTGCAGTCCTTGACCAAGAGCCCGTTAAATTGCAAAGTTGTATGTTGTGATACCGATCCAATTACTTTGGGGCTGTATTTGGCAGATCAAGGATACCTAATACCATCGGTTAAGGAACGGGATCAGTGGTTAAAGCAGATTATAGAGATCTGTTTAAAGGAAGAGATTGATGGCATTTTTATTGGATCTTCCCATGAAATTGAAACCTTTGCCCAAAATAGCCATTACATTAATTCATGTACCGGGGCCAAGGTCTTTGTTAACCCTAAATCGGTGGTTGAAAAATGTCAAGATAAGTGGCAAACTGTGCAATTCTTAAAAAACGAAGGGTTTCACTGCCCCGAAACAATACGTTGGCCAGAGGATAAATCACTACTAAACGCATTCTTAGTTAAGGTGGGATTCCCTGTGGTGGCCAAACCGCGCATCGGGGCGGGTTCTGAAGGGATCGCTATTCTCAACAGTGAACAGCAATTGAGTAGTTTTATAAAGGGTAAAGTGCAATATATTATTCAGGAATACCTGCCTGAAAACAATGGAGAATTTACCGTGGGTGTATGTTTAGCATCAAAGGGCAAAGTATTATCCAGCATAGCATTAAGGAGAACCCTAAAGGATGGCATGACTATGGTTGCGGTGGCAGACCACTATGCTGCTCTTTGTCAGTACTGTGAGCAAGTGGCCAAAGCGATAAAGGCCTACGGACCAATAAATTTACAACTGCGCATAAAAAATGGTTTGCCCTACATTTTCGAAATCAACCCTCGATTTAGTAGTTCTACCGGTATGAGAATCGCATTAGGGGTAAATGAAGCCGAGTTGCTAATTCGGGCGGAGATTTTAGGTGAAACGGTGACCAAGCCGACAATCATTAAAGCGGGAGTGATTAGACAGTACCAGGATTATGTAATTAGAGCAGAGCAAATGGGGAAGTTTTCCACCAGCAAGTGGTTTGAAATTCCTTCCCGAGGGTAG
- a CDS encoding WbqC family protein — protein MSKRIIAIHQPNYLPWLGYFHKMLNCDVFVIADDVLLSSTSITHRNKIKCANGSLLLSVPLALKKVLIKDVLIYNDQNWAERHFQTLQHCYARSKYWKDYREQFRNIYARRWHKLIDLNMEIINLVRDILDIHTPLVLSSALPNLQGKKSDRIIDICKKLNAVVYLSGQGAKVYNDEQAFAQNGIELRYQNFVHPKYPQMWGDFIDKLSIVDLIFNCGPDSRKILEGCSGETN, from the coding sequence ATGAGTAAAAGAATCATTGCTATTCATCAGCCTAACTACTTACCCTGGCTGGGTTATTTTCATAAAATGCTCAATTGCGATGTGTTTGTCATTGCCGATGATGTGTTGTTATCTTCAACGTCCATCACCCATCGCAATAAAATTAAATGTGCCAATGGCTCGTTGTTGCTCAGTGTACCGCTGGCATTAAAAAAAGTTTTGATTAAAGATGTGCTGATCTATAACGACCAAAATTGGGCGGAAAGGCATTTTCAAACTTTGCAACATTGCTATGCCCGATCAAAATATTGGAAAGATTATCGTGAACAATTTAGAAATATTTATGCCCGAAGGTGGCATAAACTCATTGATTTAAATATGGAAATTATTAACTTAGTACGCGATATTTTAGATATTCATACACCGCTGGTTCTTTCGTCGGCGCTACCCAACTTGCAAGGGAAAAAAAGTGATCGCATTATAGACATTTGTAAAAAGCTTAACGCCGTTGTGTACTTATCCGGCCAGGGAGCAAAGGTCTACAATGATGAGCAAGCATTTGCCCAAAATGGTATCGAACTGCGCTATCAAAATTTTGTCCACCCTAAGTATCCGCAAATGTGGGGTGATTTTATTGATAAACTGTCCATTGTAGACTTGATATTTAATTGTGGCCCTGATAGTAGGAAAATACTGGAGGGGTGTAGTGGTGAAACAAATTAA
- a CDS encoding copper transporter — MMDFRYHIVTLVAVFLALGIGIITGSALLGNDAIVQQQKELTDRLETQLDEMRMENKSVQAKLNELEVDRTVQNQFEKQILPALISERLTGQNIAIIETNNYGMRDELLNTLETAGAKVSSTTTVLNGLNLGAKKDEVATNLGLAGSDDEIIKQLVTAMAEGILTGEKQAVINTLAQAEMIKSVGEYGVPLNAVIIIGGSPDKSLINTKLLDGTLINYFLEKQVPVYGVEETNVAFSYMKDYQKFSISTVDNIETAPGQVALVYAMTGKPGNYGVKSTAQRLLPSMEAVAGGTQ, encoded by the coding sequence ATGATGGACTTCCGCTATCACATCGTTACTTTGGTAGCGGTGTTTCTGGCTTTAGGAATTGGGATAATCACTGGTAGCGCCCTTTTGGGAAACGATGCCATAGTTCAGCAACAAAAGGAATTAACTGATCGTTTGGAAACTCAATTGGATGAAATGCGCATGGAAAATAAAAGTGTACAAGCTAAACTTAATGAACTTGAGGTTGATAGAACCGTTCAAAATCAGTTTGAAAAGCAAATACTACCGGCGTTAATTTCTGAAAGACTTACCGGCCAAAATATTGCCATTATAGAAACCAATAATTACGGTATGCGAGATGAATTGTTAAACACTTTGGAGACCGCCGGTGCTAAAGTATCATCCACCACCACGGTGCTAAATGGCCTCAATCTAGGTGCTAAGAAGGATGAGGTTGCTACCAACTTAGGGTTAGCAGGCAGTGATGATGAGATAATCAAACAATTAGTAACTGCCATGGCCGAAGGGATTCTAACGGGAGAAAAACAAGCGGTGATCAATACTTTGGCCCAAGCGGAAATGATTAAAAGCGTTGGCGAATATGGCGTGCCGTTAAATGCGGTGATAATAATCGGTGGTAGCCCAGATAAATCTTTAATTAATACTAAGTTGTTGGACGGCACATTAATTAATTATTTCTTAGAAAAACAAGTGCCGGTTTATGGCGTAGAAGAGACCAATGTGGCCTTCTCCTACATGAAAGATTATCAAAAATTTAGCATCAGTACGGTGGACAATATTGAAACTGCCCCCGGTCAAGTGGCTTTAGTATATGCCATGACAGGAAAACCAGGTAATTACGGTGTTAAATCCACTGCCCAGCGGTTGTTACCATCCATGGAGGCGGTGGCAGGAGGAACGCAATAA
- a CDS encoding respiratory nitrate reductase subunit gamma, producing MFLTLFTYLSIIAFFGLSLYKAAQFAKMPMHGRWELYPVPKEADDKRHYGGSFYEDVEYWNKPRQVSHVGEIVDMLKEMLFIKNLFVNQRRQWWICYAMHLGIYLLFLWAAMLFVGGIIEVSGTAVTATAGGIAGFVYYITLLSGAAGGILLAVGAIGMFFKRIFDETLNKYTNPNEFFNLFFLFAVAATGLVVWSGDIGFNYGREIMVSLLTFSPIQADFALTVHILLLGAVMIYIPQSKMSHYVGKYFSFHKVLWENTPNLRGSEMEKIVKESFNYQPKTKTSWSAPHINPGAAQSEK from the coding sequence TTGTTTTTAACGCTCTTCACTTACTTATCCATTATTGCCTTTTTTGGATTGTCCCTGTACAAAGCAGCACAATTTGCTAAAATGCCAATGCATGGACGTTGGGAACTATATCCAGTTCCGAAAGAGGCAGACGACAAAAGACATTATGGTGGTTCCTTTTACGAAGATGTAGAGTATTGGAACAAACCAAGACAAGTGTCCCACGTTGGCGAAATTGTGGACATGCTGAAAGAAATGTTATTTATTAAAAACCTTTTTGTAAACCAAAGACGTCAATGGTGGATTTGTTATGCTATGCACCTAGGTATTTATTTGTTATTCTTATGGGCAGCTATGTTATTTGTGGGTGGAATAATTGAAGTATCAGGCACTGCGGTAACTGCCACTGCGGGCGGCATCGCGGGTTTTGTTTATTACATTACTTTACTTTCCGGTGCAGCCGGTGGCATTTTGCTGGCTGTTGGTGCTATCGGTATGTTCTTCAAGAGAATCTTTGATGAAACCTTAAACAAATATACCAATCCCAACGAGTTCTTTAATCTGTTTTTCTTGTTTGCAGTTGCAGCAACCGGTTTGGTAGTTTGGAGTGGCGACATTGGCTTTAATTATGGTAGAGAAATCATGGTTTCACTGCTGACTTTTTCTCCCATTCAAGCTGATTTTGCTCTGACGGTGCACATTTTATTGTTAGGTGCGGTGATGATCTACATTCCGCAATCAAAAATGAGCCACTATGTAGGTAAGTATTTCTCATTCCACAAAGTATTGTGGGAAAACACACCTAACCTACGGGGTTCGGAAATGGAAAAAATCGTAAAGGAATCTTTCAACTATCAGCCAAAGACAAAGACCTCCTGGTCGGCACCACATATTAACCCCGGTGCAGCTCAAAGTGAAAAGTAA
- a CDS encoding (Fe-S)-binding protein: MSKIRPQDMGKPVEQVCQIENLMPLPAPYDKPGMEPDFKAPKDSWKENYCATLDGFVGNDTLTRPKTKEEQDEMVKKFLSGLEKLFNADTNRGMLQPFMLSFEYCAKCNTCADACHVFKSSGEAEIYRPIFRSEVLRKIYQKHKKGGSLVNRFLGGDIDINYETVMRLGELAYRCNLCRRCAQTCPLGLDNGLLAREIRKIFSMEMGIAPKPLHESGTMKQLATGSSTGITKDAFLDLIEFMEDDLYELTGKKYKVPVDKKGADILLVHNAGEYMAWPENPAAFTIIMEEAGLNWTLSSDMIGYDNVNYGLFYDDVQGKKIGAAQLKAAKDLGVRRIIQAECGHAHKASMVSQDRIAVGADNIPRESCLPLLEELVVKKKVFKLDPSRNNFPVTLHDPCNIVRMMGIVQPQRNVLKAIAPQFREMTPHGVNNYCCGGGSGFAIMNSFNFTDFRNKVSSRMKFKQILNAFQDTIEDENTPKYVCAPCSNCKGAIRDILEFYQATAKFNVHYGGLVELIVNAMVQFDKPFMEFLRDDEDMF, from the coding sequence ATGAGCAAAATTAGACCTCAAGATATGGGTAAACCAGTAGAACAAGTTTGTCAGATCGAAAACTTAATGCCTTTACCTGCTCCTTATGATAAGCCGGGTATGGAACCTGACTTTAAAGCTCCAAAGGACAGCTGGAAGGAAAATTATTGTGCTACTTTAGACGGTTTTGTTGGTAATGACACATTAACCAGACCGAAGACCAAGGAAGAACAGGACGAAATGGTTAAAAAATTCCTCAGTGGTCTGGAAAAGCTGTTTAATGCTGATACAAACAGGGGTATGTTACAACCTTTTATGCTCTCCTTTGAGTACTGTGCAAAGTGTAACACCTGTGCCGACGCTTGCCATGTATTTAAGTCCAGTGGTGAAGCTGAAATTTATCGACCAATTTTCCGTTCCGAAGTGCTGCGCAAGATATATCAAAAGCATAAAAAAGGCGGCAGCTTGGTAAACAGATTCTTGGGCGGAGATATCGACATCAACTATGAAACAGTGATGAGGTTAGGGGAGTTAGCATACCGTTGTAACCTGTGCCGTCGCTGTGCCCAAACCTGTCCCCTTGGTTTGGATAATGGCTTACTAGCTAGGGAGATTAGAAAGATATTTAGTATGGAAATGGGCATTGCACCAAAACCATTGCATGAAAGTGGTACTATGAAACAACTGGCCACCGGTTCCAGTACCGGTATCACTAAGGATGCTTTCCTAGACTTGATTGAGTTTATGGAGGACGACCTTTATGAATTGACTGGTAAAAAGTATAAGGTACCAGTGGATAAAAAAGGTGCTGATATTCTTTTAGTGCACAACGCCGGTGAATATATGGCTTGGCCAGAAAACCCAGCAGCATTTACCATTATTATGGAAGAAGCTGGTTTGAATTGGACCCTCAGCTCTGACATGATTGGTTATGACAACGTTAACTACGGCCTATTCTATGATGACGTTCAAGGTAAAAAGATCGGTGCTGCTCAATTAAAAGCAGCCAAAGACCTTGGTGTAAGAAGAATTATACAGGCAGAGTGTGGTCACGCCCACAAGGCATCAATGGTTAGCCAAGACCGCATTGCAGTGGGTGCAGATAACATTCCAAGGGAAAGCTGTTTACCACTGTTGGAAGAATTGGTGGTTAAGAAAAAGGTATTTAAACTGGATCCATCCAGAAACAATTTCCCTGTAACATTACATGACCCATGTAACATTGTAAGAATGATGGGTATTGTGCAACCACAGCGTAATGTTTTGAAAGCAATTGCGCCTCAATTTAGGGAAATGACTCCTCATGGTGTTAACAACTATTGTTGTGGTGGCGGTAGCGGTTTTGCAATTATGAACTCATTTAACTTCACAGACTTTAGAAATAAAGTTTCCAGCAGAATGAAGTTCAAGCAAATCCTTAACGCTTTCCAAGATACCATTGAGGATGAAAACACACCGAAATATGTATGTGCCCCTTGCTCCAACTGTAAAGGTGCAATCAGGGATATTCTAGAGTTTTATCAAGCCACTGCTAAGTTTAATGTACACTATGGCGGTTTGGTTGAATTAATTGTTAACGCTATGGTACAATTTGATAAACCATTTATGGAATTTTTGCGTGACGACGAAGATATGTTTTAA
- a CDS encoding NAD(P)/FAD-dependent oxidoreductase translates to MLRISNIKLPIDHNENDISLQIIKKLHIKEQDLIKYHIFKQSIDARKSEMIYFVYTIDVQVKNEEQIIKKVKDKNVSVAPKLQYQHVKPGVSPLKNRPLIVGAGPAGLFCALILAQRGYKPIIFERGADVDTRAKVVQQFWHTGELDANCNVQFGEGGAGTFSDGKLTTLIKNKRCRKVLEEFVLAGAPEEIIYSHKPHIGTDVLRGVVKNIRQQILDLGGEVRFKSQVTDLIVDHNRVSAVTVNHNERIETEVLVLAIGHSARDTFQMLYDKGVSISQKPFSIGVRIEHPQQLIDRAQYKKFANHPKLGAADYKLSYHSPSGRSAYTFCMCPGGVVVAAASENGGVVTNGMSEHARNAKNANSALLVGVKPEDYGSEHPLAGVEFQRIWEKKAFALGGGNYQAPAQLVGDFLSDKPSASLGGVKPSYTRGITLAELKNCLPGFVIQTMKEAIVAFDSKLKGFAMDDAVMTGVETRSSSPVKIYRNEQFQTNISGLYPAGEGPGYAGGIMSAAVDGIQVAESIISQFKPFQ, encoded by the coding sequence ATGCTTAGAATATCTAACATTAAACTGCCAATAGATCACAATGAAAATGATATCTCGCTGCAAATAATTAAAAAATTACATATAAAAGAACAAGATTTGATAAAATATCATATTTTTAAACAGTCCATTGATGCTAGAAAATCAGAAATGATTTATTTTGTTTACACAATTGATGTACAGGTGAAAAATGAAGAACAAATCATTAAAAAAGTTAAAGATAAAAATGTCTCGGTGGCACCTAAACTGCAATACCAACACGTTAAACCAGGTGTCAGTCCGTTAAAAAACCGTCCGTTGATAGTGGGCGCCGGCCCTGCCGGGCTTTTTTGTGCGCTAATACTAGCCCAAAGGGGATATAAGCCCATTATTTTTGAGCGGGGAGCTGACGTCGATACCCGAGCAAAGGTGGTACAGCAATTTTGGCATACCGGTGAGTTGGATGCTAATTGCAACGTCCAATTTGGTGAAGGTGGAGCCGGTACCTTTTCAGATGGCAAATTAACTACTTTAATTAAGAATAAGCGCTGCCGCAAGGTATTAGAAGAATTTGTACTGGCGGGGGCACCGGAAGAAATTATATATTCCCACAAACCTCATATCGGCACTGATGTCTTAAGGGGAGTGGTTAAAAATATTAGGCAGCAAATTCTAGATTTGGGTGGAGAAGTACGGTTTAAAAGTCAGGTTACCGATCTGATTGTTGATCACAACCGCGTATCAGCAGTGACTGTTAATCATAACGAAAGAATAGAAACAGAGGTATTGGTTTTGGCCATTGGCCATAGTGCCAGGGACACTTTTCAAATGCTCTATGATAAAGGAGTTAGCATATCTCAAAAACCCTTTTCTATAGGGGTGCGCATTGAACATCCCCAGCAGTTAATTGACCGAGCTCAATATAAAAAATTTGCTAACCATCCCAAGTTAGGGGCGGCAGACTATAAGTTATCATATCACTCTCCCAGCGGCCGCTCTGCTTATACCTTTTGCATGTGCCCCGGCGGTGTGGTGGTGGCGGCGGCATCGGAAAATGGTGGGGTTGTTACCAATGGCATGAGCGAACACGCCCGGAATGCAAAGAATGCCAACAGTGCGCTGCTTGTGGGCGTGAAACCAGAGGATTATGGCAGTGAACATCCCCTTGCCGGGGTAGAATTTCAAAGGATTTGGGAAAAAAAAGCCTTTGCTTTGGGTGGTGGTAATTATCAGGCACCGGCACAGCTGGTGGGCGATTTTCTCAGTGACAAACCTTCAGCTAGCTTAGGTGGGGTAAAGCCATCATATACCAGAGGAATTACGTTGGCGGAGCTAAAAAATTGTCTGCCGGGATTTGTTATTCAGACCATGAAGGAGGCGATAGTGGCCTTTGACAGCAAACTTAAAGGGTTTGCTATGGATGATGCGGTAATGACCGGTGTTGAAACCAGAAGCTCATCACCGGTAAAGATTTATCGTAATGAACAATTCCAGACTAACATCAGTGGCTTATACCCTGCGGGCGAAGGCCCCGGTTATGCAGGTGGTATTATGTCTGCTGCTGTGGACGGCATTCAGGTTGCAGAAAGCATCATCTCTCAGTTTAAACCTTTCCAATAA
- a CDS encoding DUF4365 domain-containing protein, whose protein sequence is MANYFSHGITTKTNNETKAKAQSIFLDMLPTSWTVQGNSFNNGIDFYISSETMFAISIKGTAKPQYSGNNIICCIETRKLEYFSKHIAKPVFIVLVDIDMKRTYWLFIQEYIETLLEKNQPNWRCKKTVNLKIPLTNTLQDFNTFNAAILRATNLMLLYQYKLPFLMVSTSLEEAINHCQPAESQHHSCASDICSSTSCSCSSTDEIDLSQQYLIMGEKHYHEYITSLNQQKHNNCFAAMHNLMHSILRAMDEGLYFIAAKLTLRLTDIYFLAFTDLSKTVGANKAFALMDSGEILLERAHSLITKIEAPNSVLN, encoded by the coding sequence ATGGCAAACTATTTTAGTCATGGCATTACCACAAAAACTAACAATGAAACAAAAGCAAAAGCCCAGAGCATTTTTCTGGACATGTTGCCCACTTCATGGACAGTGCAGGGGAATAGTTTTAATAATGGTATTGATTTTTATATATCGTCGGAAACAATGTTTGCCATAAGTATTAAAGGCACTGCGAAACCCCAGTACAGCGGAAATAACATCATTTGTTGCATAGAGACCAGAAAGTTGGAATACTTTAGTAAGCACATCGCCAAGCCGGTTTTTATCGTGTTAGTGGACATAGATATGAAAAGAACCTATTGGCTTTTTATTCAAGAATACATTGAAACCCTACTGGAGAAAAATCAACCCAATTGGCGCTGTAAAAAGACTGTAAATTTAAAAATACCCCTGACTAATACCTTACAAGATTTTAATACCTTTAACGCCGCTATTTTGAGAGCTACAAACCTAATGTTGTTATATCAATATAAGCTCCCCTTTTTGATGGTATCTACTTCGTTAGAGGAAGCAATAAACCATTGTCAGCCAGCGGAATCTCAGCACCACAGTTGTGCCAGCGATATCTGTTCCAGCACCTCCTGCTCTTGTTCTTCAACAGATGAAATAGACTTATCACAACAATATTTGATAATGGGTGAAAAACACTACCATGAATACATAACTTCGCTAAACCAACAAAAACATAACAATTGCTTTGCTGCCATGCATAACCTGATGCATAGTATCTTAAGGGCTATGGATGAAGGCCTATACTTTATTGCCGCTAAATTAACGTTACGGCTAACCGATATCTACTTTCTGGCTTTCACCGATCTCAGTAAAACGGTAGGGGCTAACAAAGCCTTCGCATTGATGGATTCGGGAGAAATATTATTAGAAAGGGCCCATAGTCTAATCACTAAAATTGAAGCTCCCAACAGCGTTTTAAATTAA
- the steA gene encoding putative cytokinetic ring protein SteA → MQIKGIARIDKRTKDLTKRLQPGDIAVINHRDFDKVAAQSLISAKVKAVINVVPSLSNDYPNLGPLTLIEAGIPLIDEAGEELFEILSEGEKIEILDNDIFVDGQHVATGIVLNKQLILDKMEESKQNVNATLAKFVQNTLDYAQNEIDLICSDLTMPDVNTVFYKRHTLIVVRGHNYKEDLSAIKSYINEEKPVLIGVDGGADALLEFGYRPDIIVGDMDSISDDTLKCGAEIIVHGYPDGRAPGLERIESLGLQAKVFAARGTSEDIAMLLAYEKGTDLIVAVGTHSNMLEFLEKGRKGMASTFLVRLKVGSILVDAKGVNELYKSPMKAKYVAQVVLAALVPLAVVMVIAPPTRELLRLVFIQFRILLGI, encoded by the coding sequence TTGCAAATAAAAGGTATTGCTCGCATTGACAAAAGAACCAAGGACTTGACCAAGCGTTTGCAACCGGGGGATATTGCTGTGATTAACCACCGTGATTTTGATAAAGTAGCCGCTCAATCATTAATTAGCGCTAAGGTAAAGGCGGTAATTAATGTTGTGCCTTCATTAAGCAATGATTATCCCAATTTAGGGCCGTTAACCTTAATTGAAGCTGGGATACCGCTAATTGATGAAGCAGGGGAAGAACTGTTTGAAATTCTGTCTGAAGGTGAAAAGATAGAAATTCTGGATAATGATATTTTTGTCGACGGTCAGCATGTGGCCACTGGAATAGTGCTAAATAAACAACTGATTTTGGATAAAATGGAGGAATCAAAGCAAAACGTTAATGCCACTTTGGCTAAATTTGTCCAAAATACTTTAGACTATGCACAAAATGAAATAGATCTTATATGTTCAGATTTGACAATGCCCGATGTTAATACCGTCTTTTATAAAAGACATACCTTGATTGTTGTGCGGGGTCACAATTATAAGGAAGATTTGTCAGCCATTAAATCATATATAAATGAAGAAAAACCTGTTCTTATCGGTGTTGATGGTGGCGCAGATGCCTTACTTGAGTTTGGCTATAGGCCAGACATTATTGTTGGCGATATGGATAGTATTAGTGATGATACTTTAAAATGCGGTGCTGAAATTATCGTTCATGGTTATCCGGACGGTCGTGCCCCAGGCCTGGAGCGGATTGAAAGTCTTGGTTTACAGGCTAAGGTGTTTGCAGCAAGGGGTACCAGTGAAGATATCGCTATGTTATTGGCCTATGAAAAGGGGACTGATTTAATTGTTGCTGTGGGCACCCATTCCAATATGTTGGAGTTTCTTGAAAAGGGACGAAAGGGGATGGCCAGTACCTTTTTAGTGCGTCTAAAAGTTGGTTCAATACTGGTAGATGCCAAAGGTGTAAATGAATTATATAAAAGCCCCATGAAAGCCAAATATGTGGCTCAAGTTGTTTTAGCAGCACTGGTTCCACTGGCCGTGGTAATGGTTATAGCACCACCAACTAGAGAATTGCTGAGATTAGTATTTATTCAGTTCAGGATCCTATTGGGAATTTAG
- a CDS encoding O-methyltransferase, protein MGDIVNDVVEKYIRGLLPKRNSLFQQMETYAKQHVVPIVEPEVGQLLYWLALTNESKKVLEIGTAIGYSTLWLAKAVLNKGGKITTMEINKPRYDAAKENFKAAGVAEKIELIFGDARELVFDLTGPYDLIFMDAAKGKYLEFLEKCIEILSPGGLLIAEDVFMRGMVVSGEIDKRRNKTAVNRLRQYLQTVMNHPRLETVVLPIGDGVALSYKTK, encoded by the coding sequence ATGGGTGACATTGTAAATGATGTGGTGGAAAAATACATTAGGGGTTTACTACCAAAAAGGAATAGCCTGTTTCAACAGATGGAAACCTATGCCAAACAACACGTTGTACCCATTGTGGAACCCGAAGTGGGACAATTGCTTTACTGGCTGGCCCTGACCAATGAATCTAAGAAAGTATTGGAAATAGGTACTGCCATTGGCTATTCAACTTTGTGGTTGGCCAAAGCGGTGCTAAATAAAGGTGGCAAGATCACCACAATGGAAATTAATAAACCCAGATATGACGCCGCTAAAGAAAATTTTAAGGCTGCGGGAGTAGCGGAAAAGATAGAATTAATTTTTGGCGATGCCCGAGAATTGGTGTTTGATTTAACCGGACCCTATGATTTGATTTTTATGGACGCCGCCAAGGGTAAATATTTGGAGTTTCTGGAAAAATGTATTGAAATATTAAGCCCCGGCGGATTATTGATAGCAGAGGATGTCTTTATGCGGGGGATGGTGGTTTCTGGAGAAATTGATAAAAGAAGGAACAAAACCGCTGTTAATCGTTTGCGCCAATACTTACAAACTGTAATGAATCACCCACGCTTAGAAACAGTAGTGTTGCCCATTGGAGATGGGGTAGCCCTGAGTTATAAAACAAAGTAG